Proteins from a single region of Budorcas taxicolor isolate Tak-1 chromosome 11, Takin1.1, whole genome shotgun sequence:
- the TREML1 gene encoding trem-like transcript 1 protein codes for MGPKLLLLLLLGLVGQGSTGSLPELLQAPKGSSILVQCHYRLHDVKAQKVWCQVLPEGCQPLVTSAVNRGAPAGSRVFLTDLGGGLLQVEMLALREEDAGEYACVVEGLSGPQTVHRVTLDVLPAAPGLKEEEEEIHQDGTLGESSSLDSVNSGSPLDTSQDKKSRPWIWGAVFLLGLLVMVAVVLLAVMVKRKGNRFAVGGQFQSSGISNTAPSSAVHHISDSGLAVDLPSDVPYVKLDSPPSFDDTTYTNLPPDSLSGKLLPLEAPSVAPLPPKVEISSKPVTYATVIFPGKGKSGGAAGEPAQEPPNSQAPPS; via the exons ATGGGCCCCaaactgctcctgctgctgctcctgggaCTAGTAG GCCAGGGCTCGACCGGCAGCCTCCCGGAGCTGCTGCAGGCGCCCAAGGGGAGCTCCATCCTGGTGCAGTGCCACTACCGACTCCATGATGTCAAGGCACAAAAGGTGTGGTGCCAGGTCCTGCCAGAGGGATGCCAGCCCTTGGTGACATCAGCTGTGAATCGCGGGGCCCCAGCTGGCAGCCGCGTATTTCTCACTGACCTGGGGGGCGGCCTGCTCCAGGTGGAGATGCTTGCCCTGCGGGAGGAGGATGCTGGAGAGTATGCCTGTGTGGTGGAGGGCCTCTCAGGGCCCCAGACTGTGCACAGGGTCACTCTGGATGTGCTTCCTGCAG CTCCTGGcctgaaagaggaggaggaggagatccATCAGGATGGGACTCTGGGTGAGAGCTCCTCTTTGGACTCTGTAAACAGCGGCAGCCCTTTGGATACCAGCCAGGATAAGAAGAG CAGACCCTGGATTTGGGGTGCTGTGTTCCTGCTGGGCCTGTTGGTGATGGTGGCGGTGGTGCTGCTTGCTGTGATGGTCAAAAGGAAAG GAAACAGGTTTGCTGTCGGTGGACAATTTCAGAGCAGTGGAATCTCAAACACG GCTCCCTCCTCAGCGGTCCACCACATCAGTGACTCTGGACTGGCTGTTGATTTGCCATCAGATGTACCATATGTCAAGCTTGACTCACCACCTTCCTTTGATGATACCACTTACACCAACCTTCCTCCTGATTCCCTGTCAGGGAAACTCCTACCCCTAGAAGCACCCTCTGTGGCCCCTCTGCCTCCTAAGGTTGAGATCAGCTCCAAGCCTGTGACATACGCTACAGTCATCTTCCCTGGAAAGGGCAAGAGTGGAGGAGCCGCTGGTGAGCCAGCCCAGGAGCCGCCTAATAGCCAGGCTCCACCCAGCTGA